AAAAAATTTCTGATTCAAAGTTCTTTTAAAGCACAGTCTAACAGTATTTTAAAGAACTTCCTGAATCTATACCTAGGATAATGGCTGGGCTGAGGATGGAGGGAACAGGAGACCTTAACTTGAGAAGAGCTCAACTCAGGCTGGTTCTCTCTCTTACTTACTGTGTAACCTGGGTGAgttacttaccctctctgagATTCAGTTTCTTTGTTACATGCAGATAACACCTACACTACAGTTGGGAGGGTCAAGTGAGGTACTGTACCATGCACAGGCTTTATCAACTGCAGAATATAAATGTAAGTCGTCATTACCCCTAGAGCAAGAAGTGGGGCATGCCTGCACATGTACAGGAGCACTGTGAAACCCTGCATAAGAGCAAAACAGGctcaacagaaaaggaaagaggccGGCCAGGAATCCTGGGAGGTAGGAACTTTGATTTATCCTCTTACTTAATACGTTCCAGTGGCCTTTGATATCTGGTCCAAATGAACACCTcctaaagaaattaatttattaataattaacaGGCCATTAATATAACTAATCGCTTTGGGGCTACAGATATGGCTGTTCTTGGAATGTTACTGGCAAATGGAGAGggtttgataatttttttttttttaattattgaactGAGAACAGGAAAggctatcagagaaggcaatggcaccctactccaatatttttgcctggaaaatcccatggatggaggagccttggaggctgcagtccatggggtcgctagagtcggacacgactactTTCACTtattcctttcatgcattggagaaggaaatggcaacccactccagtgttcttgcctggagaatcccagggacagggaagcctggtgggctgccgtctatggggtcacacagagtcagacaaggctgaagcgacttggcagcagcagcagtgaggtaAAGGTACCAGGTTCAATCTTTGAACAGATAAGTTAATTTTGCTCTGATCCTTGGCCATGTATGCATCATATGCTTTCCTAGCTGGCTATGTCACCAGGGTAtattatttgcttaaaaaaaaaaaaaaacaggcataaACACATCACCAATATCCCAAGAGGGATTCAGAACACAGAATGCTGTTCCATTCACATCTTCTTCAAGTAAAGAATGAAAGCATGCCACCATTTCACCCCTCAAAacacagttcagtggttttctcACCAACCTCGGTTTATCGGATCACCACAGACTAAGACTCTCCATTCCTAAACCATTCTGACAAAGGCCCACATCTGCACTTCACTGGGGCACTCCGGATCCCACTGCTGAGCTGCATGCTTACCAGGAATCAGCTGCATTTCTCCACAAATCTGTTTGATACCAACTGTACTTGTTACTGCATTTGGCTTACCTAATTAAATAGCACATAAACGGACAAAATGAGTTTCTGTGAAGCTAAGCTGAACAGTCTGAAACATTCAGTCAAGACATAGAAAAAGTCCTTGTCAGATCAGGGGGTATCCTGAACCACTGTGTAAgatcaaaataaatggaaaatccaGAGGTACATTACTTCACATGCCTTTAGGTTCTCATCACACATGAGAGACCCAAACTGGCAACTGTAAATTATGCTTCTTGAAGGTGACTGTGCAAGAAAGATGATTCAGCTCAAACCAATGGACCAGTACTCTTAAGCCTACAGGCCTATTGGCTGTTCAGTGCATGGTAACAGTATTTTGAGTAAATTCAAGTATTTAAAAGGGTGGTTACATACTATCTTTTTAACAATTCCCTACTTTTAGTGACAATTTTGATTGCTGACAATTGGTTTTCCGATACCATCCAGAAGACCATTTATGTTTTGAATAACCGGACTGCTTTGGACTTGGAGTCAGCGAGGCTGCGGTATCCGTGAAATGCTGCAGAGGCACTGAAACCATCCTGAGCACAGCAGACCCTTCCCGAATACTTTATAGGAACCAACCCTGAACCTCACAAGATCACCACTATTGCTCGAATCACACAAAACGAAAAAAGTGAGACTCAGAGATGTTAAGTAGCTTGTCATCAATGACACAGCAGGACAGAACCAGGATAGGATTTGGGGTCATCTAACCCCGCCTTCTTCATCACTTACCTGCCAATACATTATTGTCTTATCTACACTGAAAGGAAATAAGCAAGCTACAGAACAGCAATGTGCAAAACAAGCTCACTGACTCtgagtgaatgaattaaaaaCGACAGGAAAGCCATAAATCAAAACATTCATGAGGGTCATCCCTGAATCACACAGTTACAGCTGATGTAAGTTTTCACCCTTGTGATTTTCTTAGCTTTCAAAATATCTGCAATGAAAAAAAAGGGTTATGTGGTAGGCTGGGCCCTGTACTTCTCACTGTATATGTAGGGAAATTTTCAAAAGACCTTAACTATTAAACAGCATCaggttattgtttttcctttaagcAACTATTAAAACATCAAATGTGGGGGGTAAGGGAAGGAATAGTATTTACCACTGATCCAGAAatttctcctttaggatgtataAAACATATTAGACCCTTGTTTACTATATTTAACACAGAAGTAGTTATAAAACcgtaaaacaaaatgagaagcccaACAATCATTATAACACAGATATTCAACAGCTTTCTACAAGGAAAAAAAGGCTGCGCAGTACAATTGTAGCTATCATTTCATTACCTTTTCTGTAAACAAGTCTGCTGACAACAACAATAGTTATTATACTATCATGCCTTCTAAATGGGTCTGGAGTGAAGTCAGTAGGATCTACAGCATTGGGAATGACGGACACTATTTCAGGATTCAGTGCTGCTCTTAGCACAGTGTTTTCCTTACTAGTGTAAGAGACACAAATTATGTGGTTtgtgtcacaaagagacacagttAGAAGTTTGTTTGTGAGCACCGAGCTGACATCAGCAAATCCGAAAAGGGAATGGTCCGTGAAGACTGTCTGGAGGCCCATTGTCTTGGCGTGGAAGAGGGCATCATGGGCCATGGCAGAAAAGGAACTATGTGAATGGATTATCGTGACTCTCTCCCGAAGAAATATGTACCTGAGCAATGGCAGACTGTGAAAGAGGGTCGTGGCTGTAGATTGGTTGTACATGACTTTCAGAGGCAAGTAATAGACTTTGAGGCCATTAGTGAGGTAACGGATGCCTTTGCGATTTCCGTAAGCGTGGGTGACAATTATGACCTTGTGCCCTCTTTCAATCAGGCACTGAGAGAGCTGGTAAATGTGACTTTCCACACCTCCCATGTTTGGGTAGAAAAAGTCCGACACCATGCATATATTATGGGCACAGGTCCTAAACGTGTGAAGACTTCCAGGGATGACACGGGAGAGTGATGCTGAGGAAGGCTGGCCACGCCCACCTCTTCCTCTATAGGCCATGCTGAGATGGTGTAGGCATTAGTCCTTAGAGCAACCCAGTTAAGATAGGTGTCCTCTAGTACCTGAAAGAGAGAGTAGACAGGATCTCAGCTCAGAGACAAAATGCATTCCGCACTCCAAATCCAGACATACATATTGTTTTAATGTTAATGTAGATCTGTTAGCTCTCTCCCTAGAAATAAAACATACAATGTAGTCATGCATTTGACAGCAT
The genomic region above belongs to Ovis canadensis isolate MfBH-ARS-UI-01 breed Bighorn chromosome X, ARS-UI_OviCan_v2, whole genome shotgun sequence and contains:
- the PIGA gene encoding phosphatidylinositol N-acetylglucosaminyltransferase subunit A isoform X3; amino-acid sequence: MAYRGRGGRGQPSSASLSRVIPGSLHTFRTCAHNICMVSDFFYPNMGGVESHIYQLSQCLIERGHKVIIVTHAYGNRKGIRYLTNGLKVYYLPLKVMYNQSTATTLFHSLPLLRYIFLRERVTIIHSHSSFSAMAHDALFHAKTMGLQTVFTDHSLFGFADVSSVLTNKLLTVSLCDTNHIICVSYTSKENTVLRAALNPEIVSVIPNAVDPTDFTPDPFRRHDSIITIVVVSRLVYRKGTDLLSGIIPELCRKYPDLKFIIGGEGPKRIILEEVRERYQLHDRVRLLGALEHKDVRNVLVQGHIFLNTSLTEAFCMAIVEAASCGLQVYDRVAKEAVLPMDKRLDRLISHCGPVTGCIFALLAVFNFLFLIFLRWVTPDSLIDVAIDATGPKGAWTHRYPYSKRGAEHTVLSKTR